A single region of the Streptomyces virginiae genome encodes:
- a CDS encoding HelD family protein, translating into MAAQNAAVDSTADSVRDREIGVEQTHLDQVYRRLEEKIHEAEFLMNDAAKRGQVGTPGALAERDAQVFRAGIHLNRLNNEFEDFLFGRIDLVLGKDGERGADGAYTSVEPADDAIREDLTADIAETLHIGRIGVLDSDYAPLVIDWRAPAAAPFYRSTPKEPGRVVRRRVIRSKGRKVLGVEDDLMRPEVTAFLDGGELPAIGDGALMAALGRARTHSMRDIVSSIQAEQDLVIRAPAASVAEVAGGPGTGKTAVALHRAAYLLYQDRRRYSGGILIVSPTPLLVAYTEGVLPSLGEEGQVAIRALGSLVDGAEATTYDSPAVARIKGSSRMLKVLRKAVRGALELGGAPDRLRVVAFGRRQELEADELNRIRQNVLSGTAPVNLLRPRARKLLLDALYAKSGGAGRHSDPELAAELRSAFDEDISTEDAFIGFLDAWWPELTPRVVLAALADERHLGRWSRRDLNPRESRQLARSLRRVGPDGKGPLSVHDVALLDELQLLLGAPARPKRRREMDPLDQLSGLEELMPTREETQWERAERLAAERTEYAHVIVDEAQDLTPMQWRMVGRRGRHGTWTVVGDPAQSSWTDPEEAAAARDEALGSRPRRRFTLTVNYRNPAEVAEVASRVLRLAMPGMEPPSAVRSTGLEPRFTAAAGDLGTAVREETRRLLEQVDGTVGVVVAMDRRAEAAGWLADLGERAVALGSLEAKGLEYDATVVVSPAEIADESPAGLRVLYVALTRATQQLTVVSADRDKPDADGVPELLLP; encoded by the coding sequence GTGGCCGCGCAGAATGCCGCTGTCGACAGCACGGCGGATTCCGTCCGCGATCGGGAGATCGGGGTCGAGCAGACGCATCTCGACCAGGTGTACCGACGCCTTGAGGAGAAGATCCACGAGGCCGAGTTCCTGATGAACGACGCCGCCAAGCGCGGCCAGGTGGGTACGCCGGGCGCGCTCGCCGAGCGCGATGCCCAGGTCTTCCGCGCCGGTATCCACCTCAACCGGTTGAACAACGAGTTCGAGGACTTCCTCTTCGGCCGCATCGACCTGGTGCTCGGCAAGGACGGGGAGCGCGGCGCGGACGGCGCGTACACCTCCGTCGAGCCCGCCGACGACGCGATCCGCGAGGACCTCACCGCCGACATCGCCGAGACGCTGCACATCGGCCGCATCGGAGTCCTGGACTCCGACTACGCGCCGCTGGTCATCGACTGGCGGGCGCCGGCCGCCGCGCCGTTCTACCGCTCCACGCCCAAGGAGCCGGGCCGGGTCGTGCGCCGTCGCGTCATCCGTTCCAAGGGCCGCAAGGTGCTGGGCGTCGAGGACGACCTGATGCGCCCCGAGGTCACCGCCTTCCTGGACGGCGGGGAGCTCCCCGCCATCGGCGACGGCGCCCTGATGGCCGCCCTCGGGCGGGCCCGCACGCACTCGATGCGCGACATCGTGTCCTCCATCCAGGCCGAGCAGGACCTGGTCATCCGGGCCCCCGCCGCCTCGGTGGCCGAGGTCGCGGGCGGCCCCGGCACCGGCAAGACCGCCGTCGCCCTGCACCGCGCCGCCTACCTGCTCTACCAGGACCGGCGCCGCTACTCCGGCGGCATCCTGATCGTCTCGCCGACCCCGCTGCTCGTCGCGTACACCGAGGGCGTGCTGCCCTCGCTCGGCGAGGAGGGCCAGGTGGCCATCCGGGCGCTGGGCTCGCTCGTCGACGGCGCGGAGGCCACCACCTACGACTCCCCGGCCGTGGCCCGTATCAAGGGCTCCTCCCGGATGCTCAAGGTGCTCCGCAAGGCCGTACGGGGCGCACTCGAACTCGGCGGCGCCCCCGACCGGCTGCGCGTGGTGGCCTTCGGCCGCCGCCAGGAGCTGGAGGCCGACGAGCTGAACCGGATCCGGCAGAACGTGCTCAGCGGCACCGCCCCGGTCAACCTGCTGCGTCCGCGCGCCCGCAAGCTGCTGCTCGACGCCCTCTACGCGAAGTCCGGCGGCGCCGGCCGGCACAGCGACCCGGAGCTGGCGGCCGAACTGCGCTCCGCCTTCGACGAGGACATCTCCACCGAGGACGCCTTCATCGGCTTCCTCGACGCCTGGTGGCCCGAGCTGACCCCGCGCGTGGTGCTCGCCGCGCTCGCCGACGAGCGGCACCTCGGCCGGTGGTCGCGTCGGGACCTCAACCCGCGCGAGAGCCGCCAGCTGGCCCGCTCGCTGCGCCGGGTGGGCCCGGACGGCAAGGGCCCCCTGTCGGTGCACGACGTGGCGCTGCTGGACGAGCTCCAGCTGCTGCTGGGTGCCCCGGCGCGGCCCAAGCGTCGGCGCGAGATGGATCCGCTCGACCAGCTGAGCGGGTTGGAGGAGCTGATGCCGACCCGCGAGGAGACGCAGTGGGAGCGGGCCGAGCGGCTCGCGGCGGAGCGCACCGAGTACGCGCACGTCATCGTGGACGAGGCCCAGGACCTGACGCCGATGCAGTGGCGGATGGTGGGCCGCCGGGGCCGGCACGGCACGTGGACGGTCGTCGGCGACCCGGCGCAGTCCTCCTGGACGGACCCGGAGGAGGCGGCCGCCGCCCGGGACGAGGCCCTCGGGTCACGCCCGCGCCGGCGGTTCACCCTGACGGTCAACTACCGCAACCCGGCCGAGGTCGCCGAGGTGGCCTCCCGCGTGCTGCGCCTGGCGATGCCCGGCATGGAGCCGCCGTCGGCGGTGCGTTCCACGGGCCTGGAGCCCCGCTTCACGGCCGCCGCGGGTGATCTCGGCACGGCGGTCCGGGAGGAGACCCGGCGGCTGTTGGAGCAGGTGGACGGCACCGTCGGCGTGGTCGTGGCGATGGACCGGCGGGCGGAGGCCGCGGGCTGGCTCGCGGACCTCGGCGAGCGGGCGGTGGCGCTGGGCAGCCTGGAGGCCAAGGGCCTGGAGTACGACGCCACGGTGGTGGTCTCCCCGGCGGAGATCGCGGACGAGTCCCCGGCGGGCCTGCGGGTGCTGTACGTGGCGCTGACGCGTGCGACGCAGCAGCTGACGGTGGTCTCGGCCGACCGGGACAAGCCCGACGCGGACGGGGTGCCGGAGCTGCTCCTGCCTTAG
- a CDS encoding CGNR zinc finger domain-containing protein, protein MRFDTGRVCLDLVATFTPHEGIPDGDELRVWLAGAGLVPDRTPLARVGPDWAEAFRSLRADVETLVRAELLGTDPDENALARVNVLAAGPPPGLCAVRDQEGHLVRELCGGVECGALLAAVARDAVELLTDPGDRALLRACAGDGCTRVYLDTSRGHRRRWCSSERCGNRERVARHRRRALAAGSG, encoded by the coding sequence ATGCGGTTCGATACCGGGCGGGTCTGTCTGGACCTGGTGGCCACCTTCACCCCGCACGAGGGGATCCCGGACGGTGACGAGCTGCGGGTGTGGCTCGCCGGCGCCGGTCTGGTCCCCGATCGGACGCCACTGGCCCGGGTGGGGCCCGACTGGGCCGAGGCCTTCCGGTCCCTGCGCGCCGACGTGGAGACGCTCGTACGGGCGGAACTGCTCGGCACCGACCCGGACGAGAACGCCCTCGCCCGGGTCAACGTGCTGGCCGCCGGACCACCCCCGGGGCTGTGCGCCGTACGGGACCAGGAAGGCCACCTCGTACGGGAGTTGTGCGGCGGCGTGGAGTGCGGCGCGCTGCTCGCGGCCGTCGCCCGGGACGCCGTCGAGCTGCTGACCGACCCCGGCGACCGGGCCCTGCTGCGGGCCTGCGCCGGCGACGGCTGCACCCGCGTCTACCTGGACACCTCCCGCGGCCACCGGCGCCGGTGGTGCTCCAGCGAGCGCTGCGGGAACCGGGAGCGCGTGGCCCGGCACCGCCGCCGGGCCCTGGCGGCCGGATCCGGGTGA
- a CDS encoding GNAT family N-acetyltransferase, producing the protein MIIADGVEMRGVALGDAAGLAETFARNRAFMAPFEPVRPDAFYTEAGQRERLEGVLAERDAGRIVPYVCVETATGTPVGAINLGSIAYGPLCSGGVGYWVDRAWHGKGVATAAVAEVCRVARDELGLHRVEAGTLVDNLASQRVLAKAGFEEYGLAPRFLHIAGAWRDHRLFQRLLHDHPPTG; encoded by the coding sequence ATGATCATTGCCGACGGGGTCGAGATGAGGGGCGTCGCGCTCGGCGACGCGGCGGGACTGGCAGAGACGTTCGCGCGGAACCGGGCCTTCATGGCCCCCTTCGAGCCGGTCCGGCCGGACGCCTTCTACACGGAGGCCGGCCAGCGGGAACGGCTCGAAGGCGTGCTCGCCGAGCGGGACGCGGGGCGGATCGTCCCGTACGTGTGCGTCGAGACGGCCACGGGCACGCCCGTCGGCGCGATCAACCTCGGCTCGATCGCGTACGGGCCGCTGTGCAGCGGAGGTGTCGGGTACTGGGTCGACCGGGCCTGGCACGGCAAGGGGGTGGCCACCGCGGCCGTGGCGGAGGTCTGTCGGGTCGCCCGCGACGAGCTGGGCCTGCACCGGGTGGAGGCGGGCACGCTGGTCGACAACCTGGCCTCGCAGCGGGTGCTGGCGAAGGCGGGCTTCGAGGAGTACGGCCTCGCGCCGCGCTTCCTGCACATCGCCGGCGCCTGGCGCGACCACCGCCTCTTCCAACGCCTCCTCCACGACCACCCTCCGACCGGCTGA
- a CDS encoding uroporphyrinogen-III synthase: protein MDDTNTGPLAGFTVGVTAARRADELIALLRRRGAQVLHAPALRIVPLADDSELLAATKELIDCAPDVVVATTAIGFRGWIEAADGWGVGEELLERLRAAELLARGPKVKGAIRAAGLTETWSPDSESLAEVLQRLLTAGVSGRRIALQLHGEPLPGFVEALRAGGAEVVVVPVYRWMAPEDLAPLDRLLDAIVGGGVDAVSFTSAPAAASLLSRAEERGLREAVLDALRGRLLSACVGPVTALPLQAHGVDTVQPERFRLGPLVQLLCKELPGRARVLPVAGHRVEIRGHAVLVDALLRPVPPAGMALLRALARRPGWVVSRADLLRALPGAGRDEHAVETAMARLRVALGVPNLIQTVVKRGYRLSLDAGGEAKYGELPADVVTARGVLG, encoded by the coding sequence ATGGACGACACGAACACCGGCCCGCTCGCGGGCTTCACCGTAGGGGTCACGGCCGCCCGCCGCGCGGACGAGCTCATCGCGCTGCTGCGCCGGCGCGGGGCGCAGGTGCTGCACGCGCCGGCGCTGCGGATCGTGCCGCTCGCCGACGACAGCGAACTGCTGGCCGCGACGAAGGAACTGATCGACTGCGCCCCGGACGTGGTCGTGGCCACCACCGCCATCGGCTTCCGGGGGTGGATCGAGGCTGCCGACGGGTGGGGCGTCGGTGAGGAACTGCTGGAGCGGCTGCGCGCCGCCGAACTGCTGGCGCGCGGGCCGAAGGTGAAGGGCGCCATCCGGGCCGCCGGACTCACGGAGACCTGGTCCCCGGACTCCGAATCGCTCGCGGAGGTACTTCAGCGGCTGCTGACGGCCGGGGTGTCCGGCCGACGGATCGCGCTCCAGCTGCACGGGGAGCCGCTCCCCGGCTTCGTCGAGGCCCTGCGGGCCGGCGGGGCCGAGGTGGTGGTGGTCCCGGTGTACCGGTGGATGGCGCCGGAGGACCTCGCCCCGCTGGACCGGCTGCTCGACGCGATCGTCGGCGGCGGGGTGGACGCCGTCAGCTTCACCTCGGCGCCGGCGGCGGCCTCGCTGCTGTCCCGGGCCGAGGAACGGGGGCTGCGGGAGGCCGTACTGGACGCGCTGCGCGGCAGGCTGCTGTCCGCGTGCGTCGGGCCGGTGACCGCGCTGCCGCTGCAGGCCCACGGGGTGGACACGGTGCAGCCGGAGCGGTTCCGGCTGGGCCCGCTGGTGCAGTTGCTCTGCAAGGAGCTGCCCGGCCGGGCCCGGGTGCTGCCGGTGGCCGGGCACCGGGTGGAGATCCGGGGGCACGCGGTCCTGGTGGACGCCCTGCTGCGGCCCGTACCGCCCGCCGGAATGGCCCTGCTGCGGGCGCTGGCCCGGCGGCCGGGCTGGGTGGTGTCCCGCGCGGACCTGCTGCGGGCGCTGCCGGGCGCGGGGCGGGACGAGCACGCCGTGGAGACGGCGATGGCCCGCCTGCGGGTGGCCCTGGGGGTCCCGAACCTGATCCAGACGGTGGTCAAGCGGGGGTACCGGCTGTCGCTCGACGCGGGTGGCGAGGCCAAGTACGGGGAGCTTCCGGCCGACGTGGTGACGGCCCGGGGGGTCCTCGGCTAG
- a CDS encoding nitrate/nitrite transporter, producing the protein MTGTTAPRKGGRWIERWDPEDETFWKETGERTARRNLIYSVFSEHIGFSIWSLWSVMVLFMGPAYGIDPAGKFFLIATATLVGAIVRVPYTFAVARFGGRNWTVFSALLLLAPTVAAIVVMEPGTSYGTFLVVAALTGVGGGNFASSMTNINAFFPLRKKGWALGLNAGGGNIGVPVVQLAGLLVIATAGATHPRYLLAAYLPLIVTAAVLAAVRMDNLAPVRNDTGAVREALGDAHTWIMAFLYIGTFGSFIGYSFAFGLVLQTQFGRTPLQAASLTFMGPLLGSLIRPVGGALADRFGGARITLGTFVAMAAATGVVVFASHRSSLPVFLVGFVALFVLSGLGNGSTYKMIPGIFQAKALARGMSGESAAAYGRRLSGASMGLIGAVGALGGLGINLVFREAFRTSGSGTAAFVTFLGFYALCCAVTWAVYLRRPAAPVIHTVGVETKPQLTSV; encoded by the coding sequence ATGACCGGTACGACCGCACCGCGCAAGGGGGGCCGCTGGATCGAGCGGTGGGACCCCGAGGACGAGACCTTCTGGAAGGAGACCGGGGAGCGGACCGCCCGCCGCAACCTCATCTACTCCGTCTTCTCCGAGCACATCGGCTTCTCCATCTGGTCGCTGTGGTCCGTGATGGTCCTCTTCATGGGACCGGCCTACGGCATCGACCCGGCCGGGAAGTTCTTCCTGATCGCCACCGCCACCCTGGTGGGCGCGATCGTCCGGGTGCCCTACACCTTCGCCGTCGCCCGCTTCGGCGGCCGGAACTGGACCGTCTTCAGCGCGCTGCTGCTCCTCGCGCCCACGGTCGCCGCGATCGTGGTGATGGAGCCCGGCACCTCCTACGGCACCTTCCTCGTCGTCGCCGCCCTCACCGGCGTCGGCGGCGGCAACTTCGCCTCCTCCATGACCAACATCAACGCCTTCTTCCCGCTCCGCAAGAAGGGCTGGGCGCTCGGCCTGAACGCCGGCGGCGGCAACATCGGCGTGCCCGTCGTGCAGCTCGCCGGGCTGCTCGTCATCGCCACCGCCGGAGCCACGCACCCCCGCTACCTGCTGGCCGCCTACCTCCCGCTGATCGTGACCGCGGCGGTCCTGGCGGCCGTACGGATGGACAACCTGGCGCCCGTGCGCAACGACACCGGCGCGGTCCGCGAGGCGCTGGGGGACGCGCACACCTGGATCATGGCGTTCCTCTACATCGGCACGTTCGGGTCCTTCATCGGCTACAGCTTCGCCTTCGGCCTCGTGCTGCAGACCCAGTTCGGCCGCACCCCGCTCCAGGCCGCCTCGCTGACCTTCATGGGACCGCTGCTCGGATCGCTGATCCGGCCGGTGGGCGGGGCGCTCGCGGACCGGTTCGGCGGGGCGCGGATCACCCTGGGGACGTTCGTGGCGATGGCCGCCGCCACCGGTGTGGTGGTGTTCGCCTCCCACCGGTCCTCGCTCCCGGTCTTCCTCGTCGGCTTCGTGGCCCTGTTCGTCCTGAGCGGGCTCGGCAACGGATCGACGTACAAGATGATCCCGGGCATCTTCCAGGCGAAGGCACTGGCGCGCGGCATGAGCGGCGAGAGCGCGGCCGCGTACGGACGGCGGCTCTCCGGCGCCTCGATGGGACTGATCGGGGCGGTCGGCGCGCTCGGCGGACTCGGCATCAACCTGGTCTTCCGGGAGGCCTTCCGCACCTCCGGCTCCGGAACGGCGGCCTTCGTCACCTTCCTCGGCTTCTACGCCCTGTGCTGCGCCGTGACCTGGGCGGTATACCTTCGCCGCCCCGCGGCCCCCGTGATCCACACGGTCGGGGTCGAGACGAAACCCCAGCTCACGTCGGTGTAA
- a CDS encoding LysR family transcriptional regulator, with product MPRDVDPRLLRGFVAVAEELHFTRAAARLYVAQQALSRDVRRLEEALGTTLFVRTTRAVEPTPDGERLLPLARRVLAAHEAVAAAFAAPRPLLVDLNTDGPSTARTVLERARELAPDCELMARWESGLTHAAAEVAAGRLDVSFGYADGLDPARRSRIAHRPVRYEPLAVLLPEGHPLAGLATVPLDALAGETVYAGAGNPRTLEWTGLARELFAGRGILMAPPAPVAIGKDEFGRVMAKTGNPVLVTVDFVDMPGSVKRPLVDPVPLSPLSMVWRKGFSHPGLEALHRAVADLGAARGWLDVPPASWRPAALTGAPGGG from the coding sequence ATGCCCCGTGATGTGGACCCCCGGCTGCTGCGCGGGTTCGTCGCCGTGGCCGAGGAGTTGCACTTCACCCGGGCCGCCGCCCGGCTGTACGTCGCCCAACAGGCGCTGAGCCGGGACGTACGGCGGCTCGAAGAGGCCCTCGGCACCACGCTGTTCGTCCGTACGACCCGCGCCGTCGAACCCACCCCCGACGGGGAACGACTGCTGCCGCTCGCCCGGCGGGTGCTGGCCGCGCACGAGGCGGTCGCCGCCGCCTTCGCCGCGCCCCGGCCGCTCCTCGTCGACCTGAACACCGACGGGCCGAGCACCGCGCGCACCGTGCTGGAGCGGGCCCGCGAGCTGGCCCCGGACTGTGAGCTGATGGCCCGCTGGGAGAGCGGACTGACCCACGCCGCCGCCGAGGTCGCCGCCGGACGTCTCGACGTCTCCTTCGGCTACGCCGACGGACTGGACCCGGCACGGCGCTCGCGCATCGCGCACCGGCCCGTGCGCTACGAGCCGCTCGCCGTGCTGCTGCCCGAGGGGCACCCGCTGGCCGGGCTGGCGACCGTACCGCTGGACGCGCTGGCCGGGGAGACCGTGTACGCGGGCGCCGGGAACCCGCGGACGTTGGAGTGGACCGGACTCGCGCGCGAACTGTTCGCCGGGCGGGGGATCCTGATGGCGCCGCCCGCGCCGGTGGCCATCGGCAAGGACGAGTTCGGCCGGGTCATGGCCAAGACCGGCAATCCGGTGCTGGTGACCGTCGACTTCGTCGACATGCCCGGGTCCGTGAAACGGCCGCTGGTCGACCCCGTACCGCTGTCCCCGCTGTCCATGGTGTGGCGGAAGGGTTTCAGCCACCCCGGACTCGAAGCCCTGCACCGGGCCGTGGCCGACCTCGGTGCCGCCCGCGGCTGGCTGGACGTGCCCCCGGCGAGCTGGCGCCCGGCCGCGCTCACAGGCGCCCCCGGCGGCGGGTGA
- a CDS encoding MFS transporter, which produces MTVTGTTLVLAAPPAPVAPGRTPPRPPGPYRRLFALPGTRGFTAGNLLARLPMGMFGVSAVMMIAGQRGSYALAGAVTATGLAATALVAPWTARLVDRHGQARIAVPATLIAVLGSLSLVVCVRTGAPAWTLFASYAATATTPNIGGMSRARWTHLLRDSPGAHHTAMSFEQAADELCYMLGPVLAAFLCSMVFPEAGTLTAAALLLTGMLVFTSCRATQPPVSAGPRHGSPLRALAPLLPLFLATGVVFGSMEIASIAHLDALGLGAASGPVLALQAAGSCAAGLLYGTRRPRGLRTCLIAMAAAMTLPWLAASTGALFPLACALLLAGMATAPTMVTAMSRIHALTPKGRLNEGMTLAVTAILAGISLGAATGGTLVDHLGPTTAYALPAAAAVLALASVRAVTRTR; this is translated from the coding sequence ATGACCGTCACCGGCACCACCCTCGTCCTCGCCGCCCCGCCCGCCCCGGTCGCCCCCGGCCGCACTCCCCCGCGCCCGCCGGGCCCCTACCGGCGCCTGTTCGCGCTGCCGGGCACGCGCGGGTTCACCGCCGGGAACCTCCTCGCCCGCCTCCCCATGGGCATGTTCGGGGTCAGCGCGGTCATGATGATCGCCGGCCAGCGCGGCTCGTACGCCCTCGCAGGCGCGGTCACGGCGACCGGCCTGGCGGCCACCGCGCTGGTCGCGCCGTGGACCGCCCGGCTGGTCGACCGCCACGGACAGGCCCGGATCGCCGTCCCGGCCACCCTGATCGCGGTCCTCGGCTCGCTCTCCCTGGTGGTGTGCGTCCGTACCGGCGCCCCCGCCTGGACCCTCTTCGCCTCGTACGCGGCGACCGCCACCACCCCCAACATCGGCGGCATGTCCCGCGCCCGCTGGACGCACCTGCTGCGGGACTCCCCGGGCGCGCACCACACCGCGATGTCCTTCGAGCAGGCCGCCGACGAGCTGTGCTACATGCTCGGCCCGGTCCTGGCGGCCTTCCTCTGCTCGATGGTGTTCCCCGAGGCCGGCACCCTCACCGCGGCAGCCCTGCTGCTGACGGGAATGCTGGTCTTCACCTCCTGCCGCGCCACCCAGCCCCCGGTGTCGGCGGGTCCCCGGCATGGCTCGCCGCTGCGCGCCCTGGCCCCGCTGCTGCCCCTCTTCCTCGCCACGGGCGTGGTCTTCGGCTCGATGGAGATCGCCTCGATCGCCCACCTCGACGCCCTGGGACTGGGCGCGGCCTCGGGCCCGGTGCTGGCCCTGCAGGCGGCGGGCTCCTGCGCGGCCGGCCTGCTCTACGGCACCCGGCGCCCGCGCGGCCTGCGCACCTGCCTGATCGCCATGGCCGCGGCGATGACCCTGCCCTGGCTCGCGGCGAGCACGGGCGCGCTCTTCCCGCTGGCCTGCGCGCTGCTGCTGGCGGGCATGGCCACGGCCCCGACGATGGTGACGGCGATGTCCCGGATCCACGCGCTCACCCCGAAGGGCCGCCTCAACGAGGGCATGACCCTGGCGGTCACCGCCATCCTCGCGGGCATCTCCCTGGGCGCGGCCACGGGCGGCACCCTGGTCGACCACCTGGGCCCGACGACGGCCTACGCCCTCCCGGCCGCTGCGGCCGTCCTCGCACTCGCATCCGTCCGGGCCGTCACTCGTACCAGGTGA
- the smpB gene encoding SsrA-binding protein SmpB — protein sequence MAKEKGRKLIAQNKKARHDYAIIDTYECGLVLTGTEVKSMRQGRASLVDGFVSVESGEAWLYNVHVPEYSQGTWTNHSARRKRKLLMHREEIDKLERKADEAGHTIVPLSLYFKDGRAKVEIALAKGKKEYDKRQTMREKQDTRETNRTISAIRRKQRGTV from the coding sequence ATGGCTAAGGAAAAAGGGCGCAAGCTGATCGCCCAGAACAAGAAGGCGCGCCACGACTACGCGATCATCGACACCTACGAGTGCGGTCTCGTGCTCACGGGTACCGAGGTGAAGTCCATGCGCCAGGGCCGGGCCTCGCTGGTGGACGGCTTCGTGTCGGTGGAGAGCGGGGAGGCCTGGCTCTACAACGTGCACGTGCCGGAGTACAGCCAGGGCACCTGGACCAACCACAGCGCCCGGCGCAAGCGCAAGCTCCTCATGCACCGGGAGGAGATCGACAAGCTGGAGCGCAAGGCCGACGAGGCGGGTCACACGATCGTGCCGCTGTCGCTGTACTTCAAGGACGGTCGGGCGAAGGTCGAGATCGCGCTGGCCAAGGGCAAGAAGGAGTACGACAAGCGGCAGACCATGCGGGAGAAGCAGGACACCCGCGAGACGAACCGGACGATCTCGGCGATCCGTCGCAAGCAGCGCGGCACGGTTTAA
- a CDS encoding S41 family peptidase, with amino-acid sequence MLGLPSIPAFCLRPRDLRRGAVLTMAFLAAVGTGAYTGCWDREERAAVAAVPAGAPTAEGPRETGTADREAVARAVAEAVAEGKSGKKAAQEVVSRSGDRWGTVYDQGEYAAFAEDLDGHWTGVGVWAGRAPDGMIKVDKVQPGSPAARAGLRAGDRLLSVDGHAVTGLAVPDVVALLRGDAGTPVVLNLSRDGADLTETVRREQLKTEPVTVRQRPDGVTVIKVASFTRGSGDRVKAAVKAAPPGEGVVLDLRGNPGGLVTEAVTTASAFLDGGLVATYDVRGDQRVLYAAEGGDTSRPLVALVDGGTMSAAELVAGALQDRGRAVAVGSRTFGKGSVQMPTELPDGSVAELTVGTYRTPAGRSLDGGGITPDVPAGERVEERAVTVLGGLGVGP; translated from the coding sequence ATGCTGGGCTTGCCGAGTATTCCCGCCTTCTGTCTGCGGCCCCGCGACCTACGTCGCGGGGCCGTTCTGACGATGGCCTTCCTCGCCGCCGTCGGCACCGGTGCGTACACCGGCTGCTGGGACCGCGAGGAGCGCGCCGCGGTCGCCGCGGTCCCGGCGGGCGCCCCTACGGCCGAGGGCCCGCGCGAGACGGGCACCGCCGACCGGGAAGCGGTCGCCCGCGCCGTCGCCGAGGCCGTCGCCGAGGGGAAGTCCGGGAAGAAGGCGGCCCAGGAGGTCGTCAGCCGCAGCGGTGACCGCTGGGGCACCGTCTACGACCAGGGCGAGTACGCCGCCTTCGCCGAGGACCTCGACGGCCACTGGACCGGCGTCGGCGTGTGGGCCGGACGGGCCCCCGACGGCATGATCAAGGTCGACAAGGTCCAACCCGGCAGCCCCGCCGCCCGGGCCGGACTGCGGGCCGGGGACCGGCTGCTGAGCGTCGACGGGCACGCCGTGACGGGCCTGGCCGTGCCCGACGTGGTCGCCCTGCTGCGGGGCGACGCTGGCACCCCCGTCGTGCTGAACCTGAGCCGGGACGGCGCCGACCTCACCGAGACCGTGCGCCGCGAGCAGCTGAAGACCGAGCCGGTGACCGTACGGCAGCGCCCGGACGGGGTCACGGTCATCAAGGTGGCCTCCTTCACCCGCGGTTCCGGCGACCGCGTCAAGGCGGCCGTCAAGGCGGCCCCGCCCGGCGAGGGGGTCGTCCTCGATCTGCGGGGCAACCCGGGCGGGCTGGTCACCGAAGCGGTCACCACCGCCTCCGCCTTCCTGGACGGCGGGCTCGTGGCCACCTACGACGTACGGGGCGACCAGCGCGTCCTGTACGCGGCGGAGGGCGGGGACACCAGCCGGCCGCTGGTGGCCCTGGTCGACGGCGGCACGATGAGCGCGGCGGAACTGGTGGCGGGCGCCCTGCAGGACCGGGGCCGGGCGGTGGCCGTGGGCAGCCGGACCTTCGGCAAGGGCTCGGTGCAGATGCCGACCGAACTCCCGGACGGTTCGGTGGCCGAACTGACGGTGGGCACGTACCGCACGCCGGCGGGCCGCAGCCTGGACGGCGGTGGCATCACCCCGGACGTGCCGGCGGGCGAGCGGGTCGAGGAACGGGCGGTCACAGTATTGGGTGGCCTCGGGGTGGGTCCGTAG